One genomic window of Candidatus Kuenenia stuttgartiensis includes the following:
- a CDS encoding type II toxin-antitoxin system HicB family antitoxin encodes MLFKYIQVALEKAEYKRLDDDSWYAEIPGFEGVWANSTSVEECRKELIEVLEEWLILKLKDGDAVPVVNNIDINIKEIVTT; translated from the coding sequence ATGTTATTTAAATATATTCAAGTGGCATTAGAAAAAGCTGAATATAAAAGGTTAGACGATGATAGTTGGTATGCTGAAATTCCAGGATTTGAAGGAGTTTGGGCTAATAGTACATCAGTTGAAGAGTGTAGGAAGGAGCTTATAGAAGTTTTAGAAGAGTGGCTCATTCTCAAATTAAAAGACGGAGATGCTGTTCCAGTGGTCAATAATATTGATATAAATATAAAGGAAATAGTAACCACGTAA
- a CDS encoding YgiT-type zinc finger protein: protein MLDTCYFCKGKVIQQQVTIDYRWGDDLVVIKDVQAGVCQQCGEKYLTSGVYKDLECLAQSKSHLRGKMTVDILAFEESTTA, encoded by the coding sequence ATGCTTGATACCTGTTATTTTTGTAAAGGGAAGGTAATTCAGCAGCAGGTCACAATTGACTATCGCTGGGGTGATGATCTGGTAGTTATTAAAGACGTTCAGGCAGGTGTCTGCCAGCAGTGTGGGGAAAAATACCTGACAAGTGGTGTTTATAAGGACCTTGAATGTTTGGCACAGAGCAAAAGCCACTTGAGGGGAAAGATGACAGTTGATATTTTAGCGTTTGAAGAAAGTACAACTGCATAA
- a CDS encoding toxin-antitoxin system TumE family protein, with protein sequence MDSSILHWREFVDVEITADRLMYVYQYMDSSDRIVFRYDNTGHHKKLNLSTHPHHKHEGRRFKNA encoded by the coding sequence ATGGATAGTTCTATTTTACATTGGCGTGAATTTGTTGATGTAGAGATAACAGCAGATCGTTTAATGTATGTTTATCAATACATGGATTCCTCCGATAGGATTGTCTTTCGTTATGACAACACTGGTCACCACAAAAAATTAAACCTATCCACACATCCGCATCATAAACACGAAGGAAGGAGGTTTAAAAATGCTTGA
- a CDS encoding sugar transferase — MKRLFDIISSFFSLLILLPLFLLIAILIKLDSAGPVFFIQKRVGKNFKLFSLYKFRTMVVDASQRGPQITSAGDSRITKIGRFLRKTKFDELPQIINVLKGDMSVVGPRPEVLKYVEMFKDDYKNILKVKPGITDYAAIEFRDEECVLKKFKDPEGGYIKEVLPLKIKLYNRYVNERSLSTDMKLIFLTLWKIVKG; from the coding sequence ATGAAGCGTCTGTTTGACATTATTTCCTCCTTTTTCTCACTGCTTATCCTTCTTCCGCTTTTTCTTCTGATTGCAATCCTTATTAAACTTGACAGCGCCGGGCCTGTCTTTTTTATACAAAAAAGGGTAGGGAAGAATTTCAAGCTATTTAGTTTATACAAATTCAGGACAATGGTTGTTGACGCATCACAACGCGGTCCGCAGATTACCTCTGCGGGTGACTCTCGTATCACGAAGATTGGGAGGTTTCTAAGAAAAACAAAGTTTGATGAACTTCCGCAAATTATTAATGTGCTCAAGGGTGATATGAGCGTTGTAGGACCCAGGCCTGAGGTATTAAAATATGTTGAGATGTTTAAAGATGATTACAAAAATATATTGAAAGTAAAGCCAGGTATAACAGATTATGCTGCTATTGAGTTCAGAGACGAGGAGTGTGTGTTGAAAAAATTCAAAGACCCTGAAGGCGGTTATATAAAAGAAGTCCTTCCGTTAAAGATAAAACTGTATAATAGATATGTTAATGAAAGAAGCCTTTCCACAGATATGAAATTGATTTTTCTAACATTATGGAAGATTGTTAAAGGTTAA
- a CDS encoding PIN domain-containing protein — protein sequence MRYKIFLDTNILISGIFFEGSESKILNMPELYLITSEDVVDELKKVTKKKLKYLGERTLEIALSEIDRALCDIEILARKKYAGELAKAKELIAHEKDIPILAAALYARVDCLLTGDSHFFTDKVKAVIKGVHSRFFVTPAMFNKTYSSVNPDRVSNPVRVVLPQLHEHLQKIGNAPLLKLEQQRISSKK from the coding sequence ATGAGGTACAAAATATTTCTGGACACTAATATTCTTATCTCCGGTATCTTTTTTGAGGGCAGCGAGTCTAAGATATTGAATATGCCGGAACTGTACCTGATTACCAGTGAGGATGTGGTTGACGAACTCAAGAAGGTTACTAAAAAGAAGCTAAAATACCTCGGAGAACGTACCCTTGAGATTGCCCTATCGGAGATAGACAGAGCTTTGTGTGATATAGAAATATTAGCGAGGAAGAAATATGCAGGAGAATTGGCAAAGGCAAAAGAGTTGATAGCCCATGAAAAAGATATACCGATACTGGCCGCAGCGCTTTATGCAAGGGTAGATTGTCTGCTTACGGGTGATTCGCACTTCTTTACAGATAAAGTTAAAGCTGTTATTAAAGGGGTGCATTCCCGATTTTTTGTGACTCCCGCCATGTTTAATAAAACGTACAGTAGTGTTAACCCTGACAGGGTTTCAAACCCTGTCAGGGTTGTTTTGCCCCAACTCCATGAACACTTACAAAAAATCGGGAATGCTCCCTTATTAAAGTTAGAACAACAAAGGATTTCCTCGAAGAAATAA
- a CDS encoding DegT/DnrJ/EryC1/StrS family aminotransferase, whose product MAELNKSIFLSPPHMGGQELEFVKQAFESNYIAPVGPHVDAFEREFSEMVSIPHAAAVSSGTSAMHLALRLLGVGPGDEVIAPSFTFIGGVSPVIFQGAKLSFVDSEAKSWNMDPDLLAEELSFRNKQGNLPKAVISADILGQAADLDRILDICNQYHIPVVSDSAEALGATYKGRHAGKGSAFVVYSFNGNKIITTSGGGMLASDDGDLIKKAKFLSQQARDPAPHYEHTQIGYNYRMSNIVAAIGRGQLRVLHERVEKKRWICDYYRKVLADMPGIEFMPEASYGRATRWLTVILITPEDFGADREAVRQALERENIESRPVWKPMHMQPVFKGCSMRGGAVCEDLFKRGLCLPSGTAMTTGDIDRVIRVIKDCHRK is encoded by the coding sequence ATGGCTGAGTTAAATAAAAGTATTTTTCTCTCTCCGCCTCACATGGGCGGGCAGGAGCTTGAATTTGTCAAACAGGCCTTTGAGAGCAACTACATTGCGCCGGTTGGGCCACATGTTGATGCGTTTGAGCGGGAATTCTCTGAGATGGTAAGTATTCCGCATGCGGCGGCCGTGTCGAGCGGCACCAGCGCAATGCATCTTGCCCTGCGTCTGTTGGGTGTCGGCCCTGGCGATGAGGTGATTGCTCCATCTTTCACTTTTATTGGTGGCGTGAGTCCGGTTATTTTTCAGGGCGCAAAACTGTCATTTGTCGACTCTGAGGCAAAGTCATGGAATATGGACCCTGATCTGTTGGCAGAAGAGCTGTCATTCAGAAATAAGCAGGGCAATCTCCCGAAGGCGGTCATCAGTGCAGACATACTCGGACAGGCTGCTGACCTTGACAGGATTCTCGATATCTGTAATCAGTACCATATCCCAGTTGTCTCAGACTCGGCTGAGGCCCTTGGTGCAACGTATAAGGGACGACATGCCGGGAAGGGATCTGCCTTTGTGGTGTATTCTTTTAACGGAAACAAGATCATCACCACGTCCGGGGGCGGGATGCTGGCCTCAGACGATGGGGACCTGATAAAAAAGGCAAAATTCCTTTCACAGCAGGCCCGTGACCCTGCGCCTCACTACGAACATACGCAGATAGGGTACAACTACCGGATGAGCAATATTGTTGCGGCGATTGGCCGGGGCCAGTTGCGCGTTCTGCATGAGCGTGTCGAAAAGAAGCGCTGGATATGTGACTATTACCGTAAGGTACTGGCCGATATGCCTGGGATCGAATTCATGCCTGAGGCCTCATACGGGCGAGCGACCAGATGGCTGACCGTCATACTGATTACGCCTGAGGACTTTGGTGCTGACCGGGAAGCAGTCCGTCAGGCATTGGAAAGAGAGAATATCGAATCCCGCCCTGTCTGGAAACCGATGCATATGCAGCCGGTTTTTAAGGGCTGTTCCATGCGCGGCGGTGCAGTGTGTGAAGACCTTTTTAAAAGAGGGCTTTGTTTACCATCCGGGACTGCGATGACGACCGGTGATATTGATAGGGTGATAAGGGTGATAAAGGATTGTCATAGAAAATGA
- a CDS encoding toxin-antitoxin system TumE family protein, with protein MIFRYDNAVHKPMLSFKNHKHFEGTILNSEIPKLRDVLEEIMGAFPIVCKRSWSRGKTTLTGFGTLSGLTLLQRFIKTWRKSQKIGNTPEIISNYLNKYSING; from the coding sequence ATAATATTCCGATATGATAATGCTGTGCATAAACCAATGTTAAGCTTTAAAAATCACAAGCATTTTGAGGGAACTATTCTCAATTCTGAGATTCCGAAATTGAGAGATGTTTTAGAAGAAATAATGGGTGCATTCCCGATTGTTTGTAAGCGTTCATGGAGTCGGGGCAAAACAACCCTGACAGGGTTTGGAACCCTGTCAGGGTTAACACTACTGCAACGTTTCATTAAAACATGGCGGAAATCACAAAAAATCGGGAATACACCCGAAATAATAAGTAATTATTTGAACAAATATTCAATAAATGGCTGA
- a CDS encoding toxin-antitoxin system TumE family protein — MDSRTEKIGLIKTIIQFIDDSKLFVTEYVDLRYKIEKLSYAFHYQDKKTI; from the coding sequence ATTGATTCCAGGACAGAAAAGATTGGTTTAATAAAAACAATTATACAATTCATTGATGATTCAAAGCTATTTGTTACTGAATATGTTGACCTGAGATACAAGATTGAAAAACTTTCTTATGCATTCCATTACCAGGATAAAAAGACAATATAA
- a CDS encoding sugar transferase — protein MTIAEYKIQREKETPGNNRQVNGLGKPKQGLSPFNRFLKRGFDFVVSSIGLILTGWIIILAYIAALIDTRESGVFTQTRIGKHGKPFTVIKIRTMRYIPSIDTTVTTTHDPRITPLGRLFRKTKIDELPQLINVFFGHMSFVGPRPDVPGFADMLTGDDRVILSVRPGITSPATLKYKNEEEILAAQGDPEKYNREVLFPDKVKLNREYVENYSFINDIKYIFQTIFG, from the coding sequence ATGACAATTGCAGAATATAAAATACAACGGGAAAAAGAAACACCCGGGAATAACAGACAAGTCAATGGATTGGGAAAGCCAAAACAAGGACTATCCCCCTTTAACCGATTTTTAAAAAGAGGCTTCGATTTTGTAGTCTCTTCAATAGGCTTGATCCTGACAGGCTGGATTATCATTCTGGCTTATATAGCGGCTTTAATTGATACGAGGGAAAGTGGGGTTTTTACTCAAACACGTATTGGGAAACATGGGAAACCCTTCACGGTTATTAAAATTCGCACAATGCGTTATATCCCATCCATTGATACAACAGTTACTACTACACATGATCCTCGGATTACACCGCTTGGTCGATTATTCCGCAAGACAAAGATTGATGAGCTACCTCAACTGATTAATGTGTTTTTTGGGCATATGAGCTTTGTAGGACCACGGCCTGATGTCCCTGGTTTTGCAGATATGCTAACGGGTGATGATCGGGTGATTTTGTCTGTAAGGCCTGGTATTACAAGCCCGGCAACATTGAAATACAAAAATGAGGAAGAGATTTTGGCAGCGCAAGGTGATCCGGAAAAATATAATCGAGAGGTGCTTTTCCCTGATAAAGTAAAGCTAAACCGTGAATATGTTGAGAATTATAGCTTTATTAATGATATTAAATATATTTTCCAGACGATTTTTGGTTAA
- a CDS encoding DUF5615 family PIN-like protein: MKIKPYLDEDVPLAFAQALINRGVNAVTTQQVRNDGKSDEEQLAYATKEGRAIFTHNK; the protein is encoded by the coding sequence ATAAAGATAAAGCCCTATCTTGACGAAGATGTTCCGCTGGCTTTTGCACAAGCACTCATAAACAGAGGGGTTAATGCAGTTACCACCCAGCAGGTAAGAAATGATGGAAAGTCTGACGAGGAACAACTTGCTTATGCTACGAAAGAAGGAAGAGCGATATTTACCCATAATAAGTGA
- a CDS encoding DUF433 domain-containing protein has protein sequence MSTKVVHPYITSKEDIGGGKSIIVGTRTRVSNIVAYYRLGLSPEELAREFPHLTLSQIHDALSYYYEHQEDIDKETDENSEENIKKLIQK, from the coding sequence ATGTCTACAAAGGTTGTTCATCCATATATAACTTCAAAAGAAGATATAGGCGGAGGAAAGTCAATAATCGTTGGAACAAGGACGAGGGTATCGAATATCGTGGCCTATTACAGACTCGGCCTTTCGCCTGAAGAACTTGCACGAGAATTCCCCCATCTTACACTTTCGCAAATACATGATGCTCTATCATACTATTATGAGCATCAGGAAGATATAGATAAGGAGACAGATGAAAATAGTGAAGAAAACATTAAGAAACTTATTCAGAAATAA
- a CDS encoding GNAT family N-acetyltransferase, whose amino-acid sequence MSTKRLKNIEVEQIANLHNKYIDTGFLSTLGIPFLKLIYQLMNNSNNAFYLIEVEDGKIVGFVSGVISIRGFYKEFFKKNFIKGTVYLLPKLLKPVTMRKTLETLFYPAKKENDLPDAELLSIVVEENYQGKGVARKLFIKLVDEFKTRGVFRFKVVVGSNLIAACRFYEKMGGVYDSETEVHKGEKSRVYKWDLMNERS is encoded by the coding sequence ATGAGTACCAAAAGACTTAAAAATATAGAGGTAGAGCAAATCGCTAATCTTCACAATAAATACATAGATACAGGATTTTTGAGTACCCTGGGAATCCCTTTTTTAAAACTTATATACCAATTAATGAATAATTCAAATAATGCTTTTTATCTAATAGAAGTGGAAGATGGGAAGATTGTTGGGTTTGTATCAGGGGTAATTAGTATTCGTGGGTTTTATAAGGAATTTTTTAAAAAGAATTTTATAAAAGGAACAGTATATTTATTACCAAAATTATTAAAGCCGGTAACTATGAGAAAGACCTTAGAAACTTTATTTTATCCGGCAAAAAAAGAAAACGACCTGCCAGACGCAGAATTATTAAGCATCGTTGTTGAAGAAAATTATCAAGGTAAAGGCGTGGCGAGAAAGCTTTTTATTAAATTAGTAGATGAATTCAAAACCAGAGGGGTTTTTCGATTTAAAGTGGTTGTGGGATCAAATCTCATAGCTGCTTGTCGATTTTATGAAAAAATGGGTGGAGTTTATGATTCAGAAACAGAAGTTCATAAGGGTGAAAAGTCCAGGGTATATAAATGGGATCTTATGAACGAGAGGTCATAA
- a CDS encoding glycosyltransferase family 4 protein yields MARVLVLGSFAESLVNFRGALLKDFVSLGHEVYACAPNASKEIRDKLSQLGVEYRDVYLSRTGMNPLSDVRTFLSLYNLMRRTKPDIFLGYTIKPVLYGSLAARLTGVSGIFSIITGLGYAFSRRNLRQRFIGAIARFLYKISLNCNQKIYFQNPDDCNYFNRLGLLRRAGQAVLINGSGVNVSDFKMMPVPTDVSFLLIARLLKDKGIYEYVEAARIVKAKYPDVVFRLVGWIDENPDSIKKKDLNLWIADGIIDYLGKLDDVRPAITASSVYALPSYYGEGTPRTVLEAMAMGRPVVTTDAPGCRETVREGENGFLVPVKDVKALACAMERFILRPELIEKMGRRSREIAVEKYDVHKVNAVIMKTMGLHSEKIV; encoded by the coding sequence TTGGCAAGAGTCTTAGTTCTTGGTAGTTTTGCAGAATCTTTAGTAAATTTTAGGGGGGCTTTATTAAAGGATTTTGTCTCCCTGGGGCATGAGGTGTACGCATGTGCTCCCAATGCCTCAAAGGAAATCAGAGATAAACTTTCCCAACTGGGGGTTGAGTATCGGGACGTATATCTATCCAGAACAGGGATGAATCCTTTAAGCGATGTTCGTACGTTTTTGTCATTATACAATCTTATGAGACGTACTAAACCGGATATATTTTTGGGCTATACCATCAAACCGGTATTATACGGCTCACTGGCAGCCAGGTTGACCGGAGTTTCAGGTATATTTTCTATAATCACAGGATTGGGATACGCTTTCTCTCGTCGTAATTTAAGGCAACGGTTTATCGGTGCTATAGCACGCTTCCTTTATAAAATAAGTTTAAACTGCAATCAAAAAATTTATTTTCAGAATCCGGATGACTGCAATTATTTTAACCGGCTTGGGCTTTTAAGAAGAGCAGGGCAAGCAGTACTGATCAACGGTTCAGGAGTAAACGTGTCTGACTTTAAGATGATGCCGGTTCCTACGGATGTTTCATTCCTGCTAATTGCCCGTTTACTTAAGGATAAAGGGATTTATGAATATGTAGAGGCGGCACGCATAGTTAAGGCTAAGTATCCGGATGTTGTATTTCGCTTAGTGGGGTGGATTGATGAGAACCCTGATTCCATTAAAAAAAAGGACCTGAATTTATGGATTGCTGATGGTATCATTGACTACCTTGGCAAGCTAGACGATGTTCGCCCTGCAATTACTGCGTCTTCGGTATATGCGCTACCCTCCTACTACGGGGAAGGCACACCACGTACCGTGTTAGAGGCTATGGCTATGGGACGGCCTGTTGTGACGACTGATGCGCCAGGCTGCCGTGAAACAGTGAGAGAAGGTGAGAACGGTTTCTTAGTACCTGTGAAAGATGTAAAAGCACTGGCTTGCGCGATGGAACGATTTATCTTACGACCAGAATTAATAGAAAAGATGGGTAGGAGAAGCCGAGAGATTGCCGTTGAAAAGTATGATGTTCATAAGGTAAATGCTGTAATTATGAAAACAATGGGATTGCATAGTGAAAAGATTGTTTGA
- a CDS encoding RNA-binding domain-containing protein, translated as MNRLIESGESQTVEFKTSFYRETIETLVAFANAQGGTVLVGVADDGLVKGVTIGKESLNDWLSQIKSATSPSIIPDIDAVTMGGKTVVTICINEYPVKPVNTKGKYYKRVATSNHQLTLSEITDLYMQSLQLSWDSYEAPRQSLDALSVTKIEKFIDQVNQGGRFSLDNSPLLALEKLKYVVNGRPTWASLLLFAGEALRHHIHIGRFKTPTMILDDRQITDTLFEAVDQAMKFIVSYISVAFTFDGSLQRKERFAYPLPALREALLNAVVHRDYANSSDIQIKIFDDRITIFSPGKLYGGLSIADLSTDHYQSRLRNKLIAEAFYLTKNIEKYGSGFIRIRKELEVYPEIVFTVEEIGGGVLVTFRLGGGVSGGVSGGVSGGVDEILNYIRMKPGVKRGEIAVTFNIRQRTLERWLKRLKDEKKVIFKGAPKTGGYFAAEAINDGQVPR; from the coding sequence ATGAACAGACTGATTGAATCCGGCGAATCGCAGACCGTCGAGTTCAAGACGTCCTTCTACCGGGAAACCATCGAAACACTCGTTGCCTTTGCCAATGCCCAGGGAGGAACAGTCCTTGTCGGTGTTGCGGATGATGGTTTGGTAAAGGGCGTTACCATCGGGAAGGAGTCGTTGAACGACTGGCTGAGCCAGATTAAATCAGCCACCAGTCCCTCGATTATCCCCGATATCGACGCAGTAACGATGGGGGGGAAAACCGTCGTCACCATTTGCATCAATGAATATCCGGTGAAGCCGGTGAATACCAAGGGCAAATACTACAAACGGGTTGCCACCTCAAACCACCAGCTCACTCTGTCTGAAATCACCGACCTGTACATGCAGTCCTTACAGCTTTCATGGGATTCCTACGAAGCGCCCCGCCAGTCGCTTGATGCTCTCTCCGTTACCAAGATCGAAAAGTTCATTGATCAGGTAAATCAGGGTGGCCGCTTCAGCCTCGACAATTCCCCCCTGCTCGCTCTCGAAAAACTGAAATATGTTGTCAACGGCCGACCCACTTGGGCGTCGCTGCTCCTCTTTGCCGGAGAGGCGCTGCGGCACCATATTCATATCGGTCGTTTCAAAACACCGACTATGATTCTAGATGACCGCCAGATAACTGACACCCTGTTCGAGGCGGTAGATCAGGCTATGAAATTTATTGTTTCGTACATCAGTGTGGCCTTTACCTTTGATGGTAGCCTGCAACGCAAGGAGCGCTTTGCCTATCCTTTGCCCGCGCTGCGCGAGGCTCTGCTCAACGCCGTTGTTCACCGGGATTACGCCAACTCCTCGGACATTCAGATCAAGATATTCGATGACAGGATTACCATCTTCAGTCCCGGCAAGCTGTATGGAGGCTTGAGTATTGCCGATCTGTCCACGGATCATTACCAGTCCCGATTGCGCAACAAGCTGATTGCAGAGGCTTTCTATCTGACGAAAAACATCGAAAAATACGGCAGCGGCTTTATCCGCATCCGCAAGGAACTGGAAGTATACCCGGAGATTGTCTTTACTGTGGAAGAGATTGGCGGCGGAGTGTTAGTGACCTTCAGGCTGGGTGGCGGTGTAAGTGGCGGTGTAAGTGGCGGTGTAAGTGGCGGTGTAGACGAAATCCTGAACTATATAAGGATGAAACCCGGAGTGAAGAGGGGCGAGATTGCAGTAACCTTTAACATCCGCCAAAGAACCCTTGAACGATGGCTCAAGCGCCTCAAAGACGAGAAAAAAGTTATTTTCAAAGGAGCTCCGAAAACAGGCGGCTACTTTGCGGCAGAGGCGATCAATGATGGTCAAGTGCCTCGTTGA
- the asnB gene encoding asparagine synthase (glutamine-hydrolyzing), whose protein sequence is MCGIAGFLSKNNGRANNELRFMVNKMADTLQHRGPDDSGVWVDAEVCVALGHRRLSILDLSPEGNQPMHSACGRYVVAFNGEIYNYREIREELEKNSQGIKPTWRGHSDTEVMLEAFRQWGVIAAVKRFNGMFAFALWDRKERVLCLVRDRVGEKPLYYGWMEKTLLFGSELKALRTHPDFKCEINRDALTLYLRHNYIPAPYSIYKGVYKLLPGTILTISPSKDFSSNPIPYWSAREVAEQGKFEPFTGSTEDAIAQLDNILRDAVKLRMEADVPLGAFLSGGVDSSTVVALMQAQSSQKVKTFTIGFYEDGYNEANHAQEVARHLSTDHTELYVTSKEAMEVIPKLPALYDEPFSDSSQIPTYLVSQLTRNHVTVSLSGDAGDEVFGGYPRYTWTRNIWKRLGWMPRHLRWAIARGLTTVSTRVWDDVYKKSSHLLPGFMKHRMFGDKLHKLAEILNVGGQEELYRQLVSHWKLPSSVVLGGTEPLTPLSDKKSWANLINFTKKMMFLDMITYLPDDILVKVDRAAMGVSLETRIPFLDHRLIEFAWRLPLSMLVHNGQGKWLLRQVLYKYVPKRLIERPKMGFGVPIDTWLRGPLRDWAEELLAEKRLLNEGFFNPIPIREKWLEHLSGRRNWQYYLWDILMFQAWLENQS, encoded by the coding sequence ATGTGCGGAATAGCGGGTTTTTTAAGTAAAAACAATGGTCGTGCGAATAATGAACTTCGATTCATGGTAAATAAAATGGCTGATACACTTCAGCACCGTGGCCCGGACGATAGTGGCGTATGGGTGGATGCTGAAGTATGCGTTGCCTTAGGCCACCGCCGTTTATCTATTTTGGATCTCTCTCCCGAAGGTAATCAGCCCATGCATTCAGCGTGTGGACGGTATGTGGTTGCCTTTAATGGTGAAATTTACAACTATCGGGAGATTCGTGAAGAATTAGAAAAGAATTCTCAGGGTATTAAACCCACCTGGCGTGGTCACTCAGATACCGAAGTGATGCTGGAGGCCTTTCGACAATGGGGAGTTATTGCGGCTGTAAAACGTTTTAATGGTATGTTTGCCTTTGCCCTATGGGATCGAAAGGAACGTGTATTATGCCTTGTGCGTGATCGGGTTGGGGAGAAACCACTATATTATGGATGGATGGAAAAAACACTTCTATTCGGTTCGGAATTAAAGGCATTAAGAACCCATCCTGATTTCAAGTGTGAGATTAACCGCGACGCACTGACGCTTTATTTACGTCATAATTATATTCCTGCGCCCTATTCAATTTATAAGGGTGTTTATAAACTTCTGCCTGGCACAATATTGACAATTTCGCCATCTAAAGATTTCTCCTCAAATCCTATTCCGTACTGGTCAGCCAGGGAAGTTGCGGAACAGGGGAAGTTTGAGCCATTCACGGGATCTACAGAAGATGCTATTGCCCAATTGGATAACATACTGCGGGATGCAGTTAAGCTGCGGATGGAAGCCGATGTGCCCTTAGGTGCATTTCTTTCCGGAGGTGTGGATTCGTCAACCGTAGTGGCGTTAATGCAGGCGCAAAGTAGTCAAAAGGTGAAGACATTTACCATCGGCTTTTATGAGGATGGTTATAATGAAGCCAATCATGCGCAAGAGGTAGCTCGTCATTTGAGTACCGATCATACCGAATTGTATGTAACATCTAAAGAGGCGATGGAGGTTATTCCTAAACTCCCTGCTTTATATGATGAGCCTTTTTCCGATTCTTCTCAAATACCGACTTACCTTGTGTCTCAATTAACCAGAAATCATGTTACGGTTAGTTTGTCTGGCGATGCTGGAGATGAAGTGTTCGGGGGATATCCTAGATATACATGGACAAGGAATATCTGGAAAAGGCTTGGTTGGATGCCACGTCATCTTCGATGGGCTATTGCCCGTGGATTGACCACTGTATCAACAAGGGTATGGGACGATGTATACAAGAAATCGAGTCATCTATTACCCGGTTTCATGAAACATCGAATGTTTGGCGATAAATTACATAAATTAGCTGAAATACTAAATGTTGGCGGACAAGAAGAGTTATATCGGCAATTAGTTTCTCACTGGAAGTTACCGTCTTCGGTTGTTTTGGGTGGAACTGAACCGCTAACTCCTCTTTCAGATAAAAAAAGTTGGGCAAATTTAATTAATTTTACAAAAAAGATGATGTTTTTGGACATGATTACCTATTTACCGGACGATATTCTGGTAAAAGTGGACAGGGCTGCTATGGGGGTAAGTCTGGAGACACGTATACCATTTCTTGACCACCGCCTCATAGAATTTGCCTGGCGGTTACCGCTTTCTATGCTTGTGCATAATGGCCAGGGGAAGTGGTTGCTGAGGCAAGTGTTGTATAAATATGTTCCAAAGCGTTTAATCGAACGGCCGAAGATGGGGTTTGGGGTACCTATTGATACGTGGCTGCGCGGCCCTTTGCGAGACTGGGCAGAAGAACTTTTGGCTGAGAAACGACTTCTAAATGAGGGATTTTTTAACCCGATTCCAATCAGGGAAAAGTGGCTGGAGCATCTTTCAGGCAGGCGGAATTGGCAGTATTATCTATGGGATATCCTTATGTTTCAGGCATGGCTGGAGAATCAATCATAA
- a CDS encoding GxxExxY protein, with the protein MDENQISRIIVDCCYRIHVNIGPGLLESVYLEILIYELKKLGLKCEKEVGIPVRYEDIKLDLGFRADLIVENLVIVELKAVEKVLPVHNKQLLTYLRLTGVKLGLLVNFNVNLIKDGIERVVNGL; encoded by the coding sequence ATGGATGAAAATCAGATATCGAGGATCATCGTGGATTGCTGTTATAGAATTCATGTAAACATCGGGCCGGGGTTATTGGAATCAGTATATCTCGAAATTCTCATATATGAATTGAAGAAATTGGGGTTGAAATGTGAAAAAGAGGTCGGAATACCCGTGCGTTATGAAGATATCAAGCTTGATCTTGGATTTCGGGCGGATTTGATTGTGGAAAATTTGGTAATTGTCGAACTGAAAGCCGTAGAAAAAGTTTTGCCTGTTCATAATAAACAATTATTGACTTATCTCAGATTAACGGGAGTGAAGCTAGGCCTGCTTGTTAATTTTAATGTTAATCTTATTAAGGATGGAATTGAACGGGTCGTCAATGGCTTATAG